Proteins encoded by one window of Opitutales bacterium:
- a CDS encoding HAD family hydrolase: MNLAQIFVGTSEPLEPIPTDTVAKLPKLPDIKAVLFDVYGTLIISGVGDISLTESENRDTVIARALASQGIGIPFSERAGLSERFRSVIAQHQEKERLNGTDWPEVDIRSVWRDFVEDGDQLCPSGKQLNAVATFYETLVNPVWPMPHLIEVMDTLRKSSLELGIVSNAQFFTPLMFEAFLEKNVHAVGFQKDLCFWSFAHLKAKPGTALYEKAVWTLGETYKIQAHEVLYVGNDMRNDIMPAQRVGMRTALFAQDKRSLRWRKGDTSVDGIEPDAVVTDLRQVLDIVGIS; this comes from the coding sequence ATGAACCTTGCCCAAATATTCGTCGGAACCAGTGAACCCCTGGAACCAATCCCCACTGATACAGTAGCCAAATTACCCAAGCTTCCCGACATCAAGGCAGTGCTCTTCGACGTCTATGGAACGCTCATTATCTCTGGCGTTGGCGACATCTCGCTTACTGAAAGTGAAAACCGCGACACGGTAATTGCCCGTGCGCTAGCATCTCAGGGAATTGGCATCCCCTTCAGTGAGCGAGCAGGCTTAAGTGAACGGTTTCGTTCAGTGATAGCGCAACATCAGGAAAAAGAGAGACTCAATGGCACAGACTGGCCCGAAGTTGATATTCGCTCAGTATGGCGCGACTTTGTGGAAGACGGGGATCAACTCTGCCCTTCCGGCAAACAGCTCAACGCCGTCGCCACATTCTATGAGACCTTGGTCAATCCCGTCTGGCCGATGCCTCATTTGATAGAGGTCATGGATACGCTGCGGAAGTCGTCTTTAGAATTAGGCATCGTATCGAACGCCCAGTTTTTCACTCCCTTGATGTTTGAGGCATTTTTGGAAAAGAACGTCCATGCCGTTGGCTTCCAGAAAGATCTATGCTTTTGGTCATTTGCGCATTTGAAAGCTAAACCAGGGACAGCGCTCTATGAGAAAGCTGTTTGGACTCTGGGCGAAACCTACAAAATACAAGCTCACGAAGTCCTTTATGTTGGCAATGACATGCGCAACGACATTATGCCTGCACAACGCGTAGGTATGCGCACTGCCCTATTTGCACAAGATAAACGCTCTTTGCGGTGGCGTAAGGGAGATACTTCGGTGGATGGCATCGAGCCGGATGCTGTTGTCACCGACCTGCGTCAAGTTTTGGATATTGTAGGCATCTCATGA